DNA sequence from the Streptomyces sp. NBC_01497 genome:
AGCGGCCGACCCGGCATCCCTCGACACCGTCGTGGCCGCCGTCGAAGCGGCGGCCCGCGAGGCCGCCGCCCGCTCGGGCGTCGAACTCGCCGTCATACGCGAGTCCTTCACCCCCATCGTCGAATTCGGGCACACCCTGCGCGACGAACTCGCCCGTATCCTCGGCCGCTCGTCCACCGCATCCCTCCCCGTGATCCCCTCGGGCGCGGGGCACGACGCGGGCATCCTGTCCGCGTCCGTACCGACGGCCATGCTGTTCGTGCGGAACCCCACCGGTGTCTCGCACTCCCCGGCCGAGACCGCGGCCGAGGACGACTGCGTGGCCGGGGTGCGCGCCCTCGCCGACGTACTGGAAGGACTCGCGTGCGCATGAGCACCACCGGCGCCGCCACCACCTACTGGCTGGAGCACGCCTGGCTCGACACCCACGTCGAGCCGGGCGTCACGGTCGAGACCGCGGGCGGCCGCATCACCGCCGTACGCACCGACACGCCCGCCCCGCCGCCCGGCGCCACCGCGCTGCGCGGCCTCACCGTCCCCGGCCTGGCCAACGCCCACAGCCATGCCTTCCACCGGGCACTGCGCTCCGAAGTGCAGGTCGGCAGCGGCACGTTCTGGACCTGGCGCGACGTCATGTACCGCACCGCGGGCCGCCTCACCCCCGACACGTACTACGCGCTGGCCCGCGCCACCTACGCGGAGATGGCCCTCGCCGGCATCACGGCGGTGGGCGAGTTCCACTACCTGCACCACGGACCCGGCGGCACCCCCTACGCCGACCCCAACGCCATGGGCGAGGCCCTCATCGCCGCCGCCGCGGAAGCGGGCGTGCGCATCACCCTGCTCGACACCCTGTACCTCTCCTCCGGTCTGTCGTCCACCGAACCCGGTGGCGCCCCCCTCACCCGTCACCAACTCCGCTTCTCCGACGGGAGCGCCGACGCCTGGGCGGAGCGCGTCGGCGCCCTCCGGACGCCGGACCCCGACCAGGCGCTCGTCGGCGCCGCCATCCATTCCGTACGCGCCGTGCCGGCCGACCAGATGGGCACCGTGGCCGCCTGGGCCGAGGCCCGGGCCGCGCCGCTGCACATCCATCTGTCCGAGCAGACGGCCGAGAACGACGCCTGCCTCGATGTCCACGGCCGGACCCCGACCCGGCTCCTCGCCGACCGGGGCGTCCTCGGCCCCCGCACCACCGCCGTGCACGCCACGCACCTCACCGACGAGGACATCGCGCTCATCGGCGCGGCCCACACCGGCACGTGCATGTGCCCCACCACGGAACGCGACCTGGCCGACGGCATCGGGCCCGCCGTCGCACTGGAACGCGCGGGCTCACCCCTCTCGCTCGGCAGCGACAGCCACGCCGTCATCGACCTGCTCGAAGAGGCACGCGCCATGGAGCTCGACGAGCGACTGCGCACCCGCAGGCGCGGCCACTGGACCGCGGCGGCGCTGCTGCGCGCCGCCTCCGCGAACGGCCACGCCGCTCTGGGCCGCCC
Encoded proteins:
- a CDS encoding formimidoylglutamate deiminase, with amino-acid sequence MSTTGAATTYWLEHAWLDTHVEPGVTVETAGGRITAVRTDTPAPPPGATALRGLTVPGLANAHSHAFHRALRSEVQVGSGTFWTWRDVMYRTAGRLTPDTYYALARATYAEMALAGITAVGEFHYLHHGPGGTPYADPNAMGEALIAAAAEAGVRITLLDTLYLSSGLSSTEPGGAPLTRHQLRFSDGSADAWAERVGALRTPDPDQALVGAAIHSVRAVPADQMGTVAAWAEARAAPLHIHLSEQTAENDACLDVHGRTPTRLLADRGVLGPRTTAVHATHLTDEDIALIGAAHTGTCMCPTTERDLADGIGPAVALERAGSPLSLGSDSHAVIDLLEEARAMELDERLRTRRRGHWTAAALLRAASANGHAALGRPDAGSIEQGMLADLTTVALDSVRTAGPRARLGAETAVFAASAADVRHTVVAGRHVVQDGVHTLVPDVPTALAEAIAVLRS